From Methanoculleus thermophilus, the proteins below share one genomic window:
- the minD gene encoding cell division ATPase MinD, whose protein sequence is MVKVYTIASGKGGTGKTTVTANLGPMLAQYGKRTCILDADVGMANLGLILGLEHLPVTLHEVLAGKARIRDAIYDGPFGVKVVPCGLSLQGFQQSNPDRLKDVMTDLVSEFDVLILDAPAGISRDGVIPLTIADGVILVINPEISSIVDSLKTKILTETVGGHVQGVIVNRVAGGGDEFNRAQMEKLLGVRVIGIIPEDGNVRRASAGRSPIVVKYPNSDASRAFKRIAADIAGIEYVEEEVPAPREGFVDRLARALFRAK, encoded by the coding sequence ATGGTAAAAGTATATACAATTGCGTCCGGTAAAGGTGGGACCGGCAAAACGACGGTCACAGCCAATCTGGGACCGATGCTTGCCCAATATGGGAAGAGGACATGTATCCTGGATGCTGATGTAGGGATGGCAAATCTCGGCCTCATTCTAGGACTTGAGCACCTGCCGGTGACTCTGCACGAGGTGCTGGCTGGAAAAGCACGCATCAGAGATGCCATCTACGACGGGCCGTTTGGTGTGAAGGTGGTCCCATGCGGCCTCTCTCTGCAGGGCTTTCAGCAATCAAATCCAGACCGGCTAAAAGATGTCATGACCGACCTCGTGAGTGAGTTCGATGTTCTCATCCTGGATGCTCCTGCGGGGATCAGCAGAGACGGCGTCATCCCGCTGACGATCGCCGACGGGGTGATCCTCGTTATAAACCCCGAGATCTCCTCAATTGTCGACTCGTTAAAGACGAAGATCCTAACCGAGACTGTCGGTGGGCACGTCCAGGGAGTGATCGTCAACCGGGTCGCCGGGGGCGGGGACGAATTCAATCGTGCACAGATGGAGAAACTCCTCGGTGTACGGGTGATCGGGATCATACCGGAAGACGGAAACGTTCGACGTGCCTCGGCCGGCAGGTCGCCGATCGTGGTGAAATATCCAAATTCTGATGCGTCACGGGCTTTCAAGCGGATCGCCGCCGATATCGCCGGCATTGAGTACGTCGAAGAGGAGGTGCCAGCGCCACGTGAGGGGTTTGTTGATCGGCTCGCCCGGGCTCTCTTTAGGGCGAAGTAA
- the pyrE gene encoding orotate phosphoribosyltransferase yields the protein MVNPIAKLLIESRAIEFGDFVLASGARSSYYIDIKAATTNPTVLAAIGEAIAKDQEFDTVAGVAVGAVPIAVAVSLASGRPYAIIRKTEKDHGKAGTIIGDVSGKNVLLVEDVTTSGGSALYGIEALRAAGAHVDRVVTVVDREAGADRALAEIGVSLMALVRVSELLNG from the coding sequence ATGGTAAACCCAATCGCGAAACTGTTGATTGAGAGCAGGGCTATCGAGTTCGGGGACTTTGTCCTCGCGTCCGGAGCCAGAAGTTCTTATTACATCGACATCAAAGCTGCAACAACAAATCCTACGGTTCTTGCAGCAATCGGAGAAGCCATTGCCAAAGATCAGGAGTTTGATACGGTGGCTGGAGTGGCCGTCGGTGCTGTCCCGATTGCTGTCGCCGTCTCGCTTGCAAGCGGGCGACCCTACGCAATCATCAGGAAAACGGAAAAGGATCACGGCAAGGCCGGGACGATCATCGGCGACGTGAGCGGCAAAAACGTACTGCTCGTTGAGGATGTGACCACATCCGGAGGAAGCGCCCTCTATGGGATTGAAGCGCTGCGTGCCGCAGGCGCCCATGTCGACCGGGTGGTGACCGTTGTTGACCGGGAAGCGGGCGCTGATAGGGCGCTTGCTGAAATTGGCGTATCGCTTATGGCGCTTGTGCGGGTCAGTGAGCTACTGAACGGATAA
- a CDS encoding hydrocarbon binding protein (contains V4R domain) produces the protein MSAGYVDELHEAFHSDLVYRAEEIPLECSPRPKDLEQTLHGVMKLNGLVIRSLEEIAGRGANAVTYRAGKKFGHEVAKYFQKRDDVEGALHELSDLLRGQYSFEIWKPEDKETFIIEENGETFIYLVFHDCIVRQTLRRNGLDQGGPLCQTLFGYVVGAIEEITGRRAKLEIVHTGPNACLKKLILK, from the coding sequence ATGAGTGCAGGCTACGTCGATGAGCTGCACGAGGCTTTTCACTCCGATCTCGTCTATCGTGCCGAGGAGATCCCGCTTGAGTGCTCGCCGCGGCCGAAGGACCTGGAACAGACGCTTCACGGCGTGATGAAACTCAACGGTCTTGTGATCCGGTCGCTGGAAGAGATCGCAGGGCGAGGAGCGAACGCAGTCACCTATCGTGCCGGGAAGAAGTTCGGCCATGAGGTGGCCAAGTACTTCCAGAAACGCGATGACGTGGAGGGAGCGCTCCATGAACTCTCCGACCTGCTGCGGGGCCAGTACTCCTTTGAGATCTGGAAGCCCGAAGATAAGGAGACGTTCATCATCGAAGAGAACGGAGAGACGTTCATCTATCTCGTCTTCCACGACTGCATCGTCCGCCAGACTCTCCGGCGCAACGGCCTCGATCAGGGCGGTCCGCTCTGCCAGACGCTCTTTGGCTACGTCGTCGGCGCAATCGAGGAGATCACCGGCAGGAGAGCCAAGTTAGAGATCGTTCATACCGGTCCGAATGCCTGCTTAAAGAAACTGATTTTAAAATGA
- a CDS encoding ornithine cyclodeaminase family protein, with product MKYYPVQSGYPPYPAVNLAIEAVFAEHGRGNVQMPPKVYVTFVERGDFRTMPAYLPALGIAGVKIVNVHPHNRARGLPTVMALTVLIDVETGMPKALVNATELTAMRTGAAGAVAAKHLSPWDSVSLGVIGAGRQAEALVDATAAALKIEEILVWSQTEKSAEAFATKYSEYNARAVSIERACDCDVLFTTTPSTKPIVKADWIREGTHINAIGADAPGKQELDPALLLKSEVFVDDLGQAVHSGEVNVPISTGIYNAAQIAGTLGEVVIGKIGRSSPEAITIFDSTGLAIQDLAIAALVVREEDGYELPFP from the coding sequence ATGAAGTACTACCCGGTTCAGTCTGGATATCCGCCGTACCCCGCAGTAAATCTGGCAATTGAAGCGGTTTTTGCTGAGCACGGGAGAGGTAACGTTCAGATGCCGCCTAAGGTCTACGTGACGTTTGTTGAGAGGGGGGACTTTAGGACGATGCCGGCCTACCTTCCTGCGCTCGGAATTGCCGGAGTCAAGATCGTCAACGTTCACCCGCACAACCGGGCGCGAGGACTTCCTACCGTGATGGCGCTCACGGTGCTCATCGACGTGGAGACCGGTATGCCGAAGGCGCTTGTCAACGCCACCGAACTTACGGCAATGCGTACCGGGGCGGCGGGAGCTGTCGCGGCAAAGCACCTCTCACCCTGGGATTCCGTCAGCCTGGGCGTCATCGGAGCCGGACGGCAGGCGGAGGCGCTTGTCGATGCGACGGCTGCAGCGCTCAAGATCGAGGAGATCCTGGTCTGGAGTCAGACGGAGAAGAGTGCAGAAGCGTTTGCTACCAAATATTCCGAATACAATGCTCGTGCCGTCTCGATTGAGCGCGCCTGTGACTGCGACGTGCTATTTACGACGACACCGTCGACCAAACCGATCGTGAAAGCCGACTGGATCCGCGAGGGGACGCATATCAATGCCATCGGCGCGGATGCTCCCGGCAAACAGGAGCTGGATCCTGCGCTCCTGCTAAAATCTGAGGTTTTCGTTGACGATCTCGGTCAGGCGGTTCACTCTGGAGAAGTGAACGTCCCGATCAGCACCGGGATCTACAATGCGGCGCAGATTGCGGGAACCCTCGGCGAGGTGGTTATCGGAAAGATTGGGCGGTCGTCTCCTGAAGCGATCACGATATTCGATTCCACAGGGCTTGCCATACAGGACCTCGCCATCGCTGCTCTCGTCGTGCGGGAGGAGGACGGATACGAACTGCCGTTCCCCTGA
- a CDS encoding hydrogenase maturation protease encodes MKKNRIAIIGCGNPFMGDDGAGILVMQYFEGRDAAGIDAIDGGSGGMGLIPLMEGYEKVVIVDAMQGIGDHIGDVRVLKVPPSWDLPICALHDIGIGEVVAIARELGYVAEIVVVGIEVGEIRAFSQEMDQAVKAAIEVARQEIEMILRDWADPVDNVS; translated from the coding sequence ATGAAAAAGAACCGGATTGCCATCATAGGATGTGGAAACCCCTTCATGGGAGATGACGGAGCAGGAATTCTGGTGATGCAATACTTTGAAGGGAGAGATGCTGCCGGTATCGACGCCATCGATGGTGGATCCGGGGGAATGGGCTTGATCCCTCTGATGGAAGGATACGAGAAGGTCGTGATTGTCGATGCAATGCAGGGTATCGGCGACCATATTGGCGATGTCCGTGTCCTCAAGGTGCCGCCGTCCTGGGATCTTCCGATATGCGCGCTCCATGATATCGGGATTGGAGAGGTGGTAGCAATAGCCCGTGAACTCGGGTATGTCGCAGAGATTGTGGTGGTTGGGATTGAGGTGGGCGAGATCCGCGCATTCAGTCAGGAGATGGACCAGGCAGTCAAAGCAGCGATCGAGGTTGCCAGGCAAGAGATAGAAATGATCCTGCGGGATTGGGCTGATCCGGTAGACAACGTTTCTTAA
- a CDS encoding Ni/Fe hydrogenase subunit alpha — protein MKEITISPVTRIEGHAGVKIFLNDQGEVDSAHFQVVELRGFEKFLIGAAIEEAPRITPRICGICPSAHHLAAAKATDQIFGVEPPATGKKLRELLNIGQFVHSHALHFFMLAAPDFILGYDAPVESRNVIGLARQSPELAKKAIAVRKFGQRLTEGVGGKPIHPANAIPGGMSAPLTEGKRAELAGMAKEALEIALEGWDIARTLLDGVDTEIGAVRTGFMGMSKHGLHSTYEGPVAMLGPDGGRIGSFFGEEYPNFIEEYSEDWSYLKFARFKGGDYYRVGPLARLNIVERMGTEHADAALKEYRERFGAVTQAALAYHLARYIEFVASCERAVELLSDPGITASDTRTPVGGVVNRRGVGIIEAPRGTLIHDYTVNEAGIIERCNLIVATCQNNYAIDRGVEDMARRVVENGALTEGAANRIEMIIRAYDPCISCATHAIGRMPLRIECVRRT, from the coding sequence ATGAAAGAGATCACGATCAGCCCGGTGACCCGGATCGAGGGGCACGCCGGTGTGAAGATCTTCCTCAACGACCAGGGAGAGGTTGATTCGGCTCACTTCCAGGTCGTCGAGCTCAGAGGGTTTGAGAAGTTCCTCATCGGCGCTGCAATCGAGGAGGCCCCCCGGATCACCCCCCGCATCTGCGGCATATGCCCGTCGGCGCATCACCTGGCGGCGGCGAAAGCGACCGATCAGATCTTCGGCGTGGAGCCGCCCGCGACCGGGAAGAAGCTCCGCGAGCTCCTCAACATCGGCCAGTTCGTCCACTCTCATGCGCTTCACTTCTTCATGCTCGCCGCCCCGGACTTCATCCTGGGCTACGACGCCCCGGTGGAGAGCAGGAACGTCATCGGGCTGGCCCGTCAGTCGCCGGAACTTGCGAAGAAGGCAATCGCGGTCCGGAAGTTCGGCCAGCGCCTGACGGAGGGCGTCGGCGGCAAGCCCATCCACCCGGCAAATGCTATTCCAGGAGGGATGTCGGCACCGCTCACCGAGGGCAAGAGGGCGGAACTGGCTGGCATGGCTAAAGAGGCGCTCGAAATCGCCCTTGAAGGCTGGGATATCGCCCGCACCCTCCTTGACGGCGTCGATACGGAGATCGGTGCTGTCAGGACCGGGTTTATGGGTATGAGCAAACACGGCCTTCACTCAACCTACGAAGGGCCCGTCGCGATGCTCGGGCCCGATGGGGGGAGGATCGGTTCGTTCTTCGGCGAGGAGTATCCGAACTTCATCGAGGAGTATTCGGAGGACTGGTCGTACCTGAAGTTCGCCCGGTTCAAGGGCGGTGACTACTACCGGGTCGGGCCGCTCGCCCGGCTCAACATCGTCGAGAGGATGGGCACAGAGCACGCTGATGCCGCCCTCAAAGAATATCGTGAGCGGTTTGGCGCCGTCACCCAGGCTGCGCTCGCCTATCATCTGGCTCGCTACATTGAGTTCGTTGCTTCGTGCGAGCGGGCGGTGGAACTGCTCTCGGACCCCGGTATCACTGCATCGGATACCCGGACTCCGGTAGGAGGGGTCGTGAACAGGCGGGGCGTCGGGATCATCGAGGCTCCACGGGGGACCCTGATCCACGACTATACCGTCAACGAGGCCGGCATCATAGAGCGGTGCAATCTCATTGTAGCGACCTGCCAGAACAACTACGCGATCGACCGCGGTGTGGAGGATATGGCACGCCGGGTGGTGGAGAACGGAGCACTGACCGAAGGAGCCGCAAACCGCATCGAGATGATCATCAGGGCGTATGACCCCTGTATCTCATGCGCAACCCATGCGATCGGGCGTATGCCTCTCCGGATCGAATGCGTCAGACGAACGTGA
- a CDS encoding CDP-2,3-bis-(O-geranylgeranyl)-sn-glycerol synthase, protein MLPAYVPNSAAAVFGGGTPIDFGKTCGDGRRIFGDGKTYRGFFGGVLCGVLVGLIQIWAWRAFDLTALPHQTILSVTLLSSGALLGDLAKSFLKRRLGKERGESWFLADQYDLVIGSFLLILLIYPQWLFENITLPIAVWIIIMTPLLHRIVNIIGYYIGVKDVPW, encoded by the coding sequence ATGCTTCCGGCATATGTGCCGAATTCAGCGGCTGCAGTCTTCGGCGGCGGGACCCCAATCGACTTTGGTAAGACATGCGGTGATGGCAGGCGAATCTTCGGCGACGGTAAGACCTACCGAGGATTCTTCGGCGGTGTACTCTGTGGGGTGCTGGTCGGTCTCATACAGATCTGGGCGTGGAGAGCATTTGACCTGACAGCTCTTCCCCACCAGACCATCCTCTCCGTTACGCTGCTTTCGTCAGGCGCGCTCCTTGGCGATCTTGCCAAGAGCTTCCTGAAGCGGAGGCTGGGCAAGGAGCGGGGCGAGTCCTGGTTCCTGGCCGATCAGTATGACTTAGTTATCGGTTCCTTTCTGCTCATCCTCCTGATTTACCCCCAGTGGTTGTTCGAGAATATTACCTTACCCATTGCAGTCTGGATCATCATCATGACACCTCTGCTTCACCGAATAGTGAACATTATCGGCTACTACATCGGAGTTAAAGACGTACCATGGTAA
- a CDS encoding NADH-quinone oxidoreductase subunit B family protein, with protein MKIAIEELAGCSGCTIAVLDLHEMLLDIVKDADIVYSPVIMDVKEPPEGIDIAFVTGAVRNAENQEHLERIRRRAKTLVAFGTCACYGGISGLSMLNSNEDLFSCVYQGVDTVKPNGAIPTDVPPFLYRAFAVGDLVKVDYYITGCPPKEAFLKQIIPAMIKGDTLELSRKSVCSECDRIMGPVEGWKLSRRHEGIPDREHCLLGQGYLCLGSVTFGRCSAACPKNNVPCHGCNGPSLDILREPCRDIYSMMVRRISDLTDKPAKEVEKELYDVAHTMYAFTIGSLIMEDKENSKIRDLVKERSV; from the coding sequence ATGAAAATTGCTATTGAGGAGCTGGCAGGCTGCTCGGGATGCACGATTGCAGTGCTCGATCTCCACGAGATGCTCCTTGACATCGTCAAGGACGCTGACATCGTCTACTCTCCGGTGATCATGGATGTAAAAGAGCCACCTGAGGGTATTGACATAGCATTCGTGACCGGCGCTGTCCGAAACGCGGAGAACCAGGAACACCTCGAGAGGATCCGGAGGCGGGCAAAGACGCTGGTGGCGTTTGGGACCTGCGCCTGCTATGGCGGCATATCGGGTCTCTCAATGCTGAACTCAAACGAGGACCTCTTCTCCTGCGTCTACCAGGGTGTGGATACGGTGAAACCTAACGGCGCTATCCCTACGGATGTGCCGCCGTTCCTTTACCGGGCGTTTGCGGTGGGCGACCTCGTGAAGGTTGACTACTATATCACGGGCTGCCCGCCAAAAGAGGCCTTCTTAAAGCAGATCATCCCGGCGATGATCAAGGGGGACACCCTTGAACTCTCGCGCAAGTCCGTCTGCTCCGAGTGTGACCGGATCATGGGGCCGGTCGAGGGCTGGAAGCTTTCGCGGCGACACGAGGGTATTCCCGACCGCGAGCACTGTCTCCTCGGACAGGGCTACTTGTGCCTAGGGAGCGTCACCTTCGGGAGGTGTTCCGCGGCGTGCCCGAAGAACAACGTCCCATGCCATGGGTGCAACGGACCGTCGCTCGATATTCTCCGCGAACCCTGCCGGGATATCTACAGCATGATGGTGCGCAGGATATCGGATCTCACCGATAAGCCTGCAAAAGAGGTGGAGAAGGAACTCTACGATGTTGCCCATACGATGTATGCCTTCACCATCGGGAGCCTGATCATGGAGGACAAAGAGAACTCAAAGATACGGGACCTCGTTAAGGAGAGGAGCGTATGA
- a CDS encoding roadblock/LC7 domain-containing protein gives MLKQILSEFLRLDGVTAAVVAGRDGFVIESVVAGDVDVEALGAMASTGMGTSEAMSNELGKGEMHQMLIELENGPILLAPLTEDELIAIVANANVNVGRIRYELKKNKDRIIAAL, from the coding sequence ATGTTAAAACAGATCCTGAGTGAATTCTTAAGACTTGATGGCGTTACCGCCGCAGTCGTAGCTGGGCGGGACGGTTTTGTGATCGAGAGTGTCGTTGCCGGGGACGTGGATGTCGAGGCCCTGGGCGCCATGGCCTCGACCGGCATGGGTACTTCCGAAGCGATGAGCAACGAACTCGGCAAAGGGGAGATGCACCAGATGCTCATCGAACTGGAGAACGGACCCATCCTCCTCGCTCCGCTCACTGAGGACGAATTGATCGCCATCGTGGCGAATGCGAACGTCAATGTCGGGCGGATCCGATACGAGCTGAAGAAGAATAAGGATCGTATCATCGCTGCACTGTGA
- the purD gene encoding phosphoribosylamine--glycine ligase, with protein MDMKVLVVGGGGREHAITRALSCNRDVRIFSVMARKNPGIFRIAERTLLEKETNIQEIIRFATENAVDVAVIGPEAPLEAGIVDGLAAAGIPSLGPTRAAARIETDKAFCRRLMERHGIEGCPEYQVFHDPEEAGQFIETYNGDLAIKPIGLTGGKGVWIMGEHVDAAGAIEYVREIGGNVVLEERLIGEEFTLQAFVDGEHLVPMPLVQDHKRAYEGDVGPNTGGMGSYSLPDHMLPFVSQSDYEKALQIMKDTVAAMRAEGTPYKGILYGQFMNTRDGPKVIEFNARFGDPEAMNVLSLLESDFTEIVYHVTEGNLSPSDVRFARKATVCKYLVPEGYPAAPVTGAPLTLGDYGDALLYYANVEERDGTLYTLTSRTLAFVGRGDTLEEAEAIAEKAASSVVGRVFHRRDIGTREILEKRCQHMREIA; from the coding sequence ATGGATATGAAAGTACTCGTTGTAGGTGGTGGTGGCAGAGAGCATGCGATCACCAGGGCGCTTTCCTGCAACAGGGACGTGAGAATATTTTCTGTTATGGCACGCAAGAATCCGGGAATATTCCGGATTGCAGAGCGAACGCTCCTTGAAAAAGAGACCAATATTCAAGAGATAATACGGTTTGCCACCGAGAACGCGGTTGACGTTGCGGTCATCGGGCCAGAGGCGCCCCTTGAAGCAGGTATCGTCGATGGTCTTGCGGCGGCAGGGATACCGTCTCTCGGACCGACGCGTGCCGCGGCCCGGATTGAAACCGATAAAGCGTTCTGTCGCCGGCTGATGGAGCGGCACGGGATCGAGGGATGTCCTGAATACCAGGTCTTCCACGACCCCGAGGAGGCTGGGCAGTTCATCGAGACCTACAACGGCGATCTCGCCATTAAGCCGATCGGCCTGACCGGGGGGAAGGGTGTGTGGATCATGGGCGAGCACGTCGATGCAGCGGGTGCTATTGAGTACGTCCGGGAGATCGGCGGAAACGTCGTGCTTGAGGAGCGGCTCATCGGGGAGGAATTCACCCTTCAGGCGTTTGTCGATGGCGAACACCTGGTGCCCATGCCGCTCGTGCAGGATCACAAGCGTGCATACGAGGGGGATGTGGGACCAAATACCGGCGGGATGGGATCATACTCCCTGCCAGACCACATGCTCCCCTTCGTCTCCCAGTCCGACTATGAGAAAGCACTCCAGATTATGAAGGATACAGTCGCTGCCATGCGCGCCGAAGGGACTCCGTACAAGGGGATCCTCTATGGCCAGTTCATGAACACCCGCGACGGTCCTAAGGTCATCGAGTTCAACGCCCGTTTCGGAGATCCTGAGGCAATGAACGTTCTCTCCCTCCTTGAGTCCGATTTCACCGAGATCGTCTATCATGTTACTGAGGGAAACCTCTCGCCGTCGGATGTCCGGTTTGCTCGTAAAGCGACGGTCTGCAAATACCTCGTCCCCGAGGGTTATCCGGCGGCCCCGGTAACAGGCGCGCCTCTCACCCTCGGGGATTACGGCGACGCTCTCCTATACTATGCAAATGTTGAGGAGCGGGACGGGACGCTCTACACCCTGACGTCACGGACGCTCGCGTTCGTCGGGAGGGGCGATACACTTGAGGAGGCTGAGGCGATAGCCGAGAAGGCGGCATCCTCCGTCGTTGGTCGTGTCTTCCACCGCAGGGATATCGGCACCCGTGAGATCCTCGAGAAGCGGTGCCAGCATATGAGGGAGATTGCATGA
- a CDS encoding 4Fe-4S dicluster domain-containing protein has product MDIRVDKDACVGCGLCVKDCPMHVYELLNNVSVPVRPNNCMGCLSCHEICPAQALEHRGIYPARRHYIDIKVCEMLRKVI; this is encoded by the coding sequence ATGGATATACGTGTGGATAAGGACGCATGCGTCGGGTGCGGTCTTTGCGTCAAAGATTGCCCGATGCATGTGTACGAACTCCTGAACAATGTGAGTGTTCCGGTCAGGCCGAATAACTGTATGGGGTGCCTGTCCTGCCACGAGATCTGCCCTGCCCAGGCACTCGAGCATCGGGGCATCTACCCGGCTCGAAGGCACTATATCGACATCAAAGTCTGCGAGATGCTTCGGAAGGTGATCTGA
- the tes gene encoding tetraether lipid synthase Tes: MLIKKTKSLCPTCGRVLDAEIVEEEGKVWLVRTCSEHGMYRALYWSDAEMYKRFDAYERIGKGLLNPQTTTSPAGCPHDCGVCQNHRSTTLLANIDLTNRCNLNCDFCFANARACGFVYEPTYDQVVGMLRMLREEKPVPTPAVQFSGGEPTLREDLPDLIRKAKEIGLYQVQIATNGIRLAQEPDYARVLKEAGLSTVYLHFDGITKETNTKIASDKRAIENCEKIGLGVVLVPTVIKGRNDHEVGDIIRYAAEHIKTIRGVNFQPVAFTGAASEDDVRKERITIPELTERIEEQTGGVIKKDYFYPVPCVVPISELVEAYTGKPQVTFTTHQHCGAATYVFVTDEGMVPINKMVDVDAFFESVEKMKTKLSKGGSLNKYMTLVEGVKDLYNSTRKAEQKNTGEFLKLIGKTLVMQNFEALREFHWNALFIGTMHFMDNYNYDLSRVERCCIHYATPDGRLIPFCTYNSGPIYREKVWKAFAQPQKDE; this comes from the coding sequence ATGCTAATAAAAAAGACAAAGAGCCTCTGCCCAACATGTGGTCGCGTGCTCGACGCCGAGATTGTTGAGGAGGAGGGAAAGGTTTGGCTGGTCCGTACCTGCTCTGAGCACGGCATGTACCGGGCCCTCTACTGGTCGGACGCGGAGATGTACAAGCGATTCGACGCCTATGAGCGTATCGGGAAAGGACTTTTAAACCCGCAGACGACCACGTCCCCCGCAGGATGCCCTCACGACTGCGGTGTCTGTCAGAATCATCGGTCAACGACGTTGCTTGCAAACATTGACCTGACAAACCGGTGCAACCTCAATTGCGACTTTTGCTTTGCAAATGCCCGAGCATGTGGTTTCGTCTACGAGCCAACCTATGATCAGGTTGTCGGAATGCTCCGCATGCTGCGCGAGGAGAAACCCGTCCCCACACCAGCCGTCCAGTTCTCAGGCGGTGAACCGACGCTGCGTGAGGATCTCCCCGACCTCATCAGAAAGGCGAAAGAGATTGGGCTGTATCAGGTTCAGATCGCGACAAACGGTATTCGGCTTGCGCAAGAGCCTGATTACGCCAGAGTGTTGAAAGAGGCGGGACTCTCCACAGTCTACCTGCACTTTGACGGCATAACCAAAGAGACCAATACAAAGATCGCAAGCGACAAGCGTGCCATAGAAAATTGCGAAAAGATCGGTCTGGGAGTGGTGCTGGTGCCCACGGTCATCAAGGGCAGAAATGACCATGAGGTGGGCGACATCATCAGATATGCAGCAGAGCATATCAAGACCATCCGGGGTGTCAACTTCCAGCCGGTGGCGTTCACCGGGGCGGCGAGTGAGGATGACGTCAGGAAAGAGCGGATAACCATCCCGGAACTTACAGAGCGGATCGAGGAGCAGACAGGCGGCGTTATCAAGAAAGATTACTTCTATCCTGTGCCCTGTGTCGTCCCGATCTCCGAACTCGTTGAGGCATATACCGGCAAACCCCAGGTCACGTTCACCACGCACCAGCACTGCGGAGCAGCGACGTACGTCTTCGTCACTGATGAGGGAATGGTTCCGATTAACAAGATGGTGGATGTCGATGCCTTCTTTGAGTCGGTCGAGAAGATGAAGACGAAACTCTCGAAAGGCGGGTCGCTGAATAAGTATATGACCCTCGTCGAGGGCGTCAAGGATCTCTACAATTCAACGAGGAAGGCGGAACAGAAGAATACCGGGGAGTTCCTGAAACTGATCGGAAAGACGCTCGTGATGCAGAACTTCGAGGCCCTGCGAGAGTTCCACTGGAATGCCCTCTTCATCGGCACGATGCACTTCATGGACAACTACAACTACGACCTCTCCCGGGTGGAGCGCTGCTGTATCCACTACGCGACTCCAGACGGCCGTCTGATCCCGTTCTGCACATACAACAGTGGTCCCATCTACCGAGAAAAGGTCTGGAAAGCCTTCGCACAACCCCAGAAAGACGAGTAA
- a CDS encoding roadblock/LC7 domain-containing protein codes for MLPDGVSLGRIQGPLSALASINPHFTGAVRIDGPSGTGFILTEDGNPYAAAFESADGDLSLGGDDAYRHLISQTSLDYELIAYTAREIEVARATSREMGYMVNRNDLMPLPGSGPMSRDGLEQIARQPGVVAVSVFHEGFPLQSLGSADFEQVAAIAEDLLRAGTRITGDMEMGHLSQMILETPAGKLIIAPYGDLALCILAEPDANLGLIRLSIRGVQGGRI; via the coding sequence ATGCTACCCGATGGCGTCTCACTCGGGCGGATACAAGGGCCTCTTTCGGCCCTTGCCTCCATCAATCCTCACTTCACGGGAGCGGTGCGAATTGATGGCCCCTCCGGGACCGGCTTTATCCTGACAGAGGATGGAAACCCGTATGCGGCGGCATTTGAGAGCGCCGACGGCGATCTGTCGCTCGGTGGAGACGATGCCTACAGGCACCTGATCAGCCAGACGTCCCTTGATTACGAACTCATCGCGTATACCGCAAGAGAGATCGAGGTTGCCCGGGCCACCTCGCGAGAGATGGGGTATATGGTCAACAGGAATGATCTCATGCCCCTTCCCGGTTCCGGGCCGATGAGCAGGGACGGTCTTGAGCAGATCGCACGTCAGCCGGGTGTCGTTGCCGTCTCGGTCTTTCACGAGGGATTTCCCCTTCAGTCGCTCGGCTCTGCCGACTTTGAGCAGGTGGCTGCGATCGCCGAGGACTTGCTTCGGGCCGGCACCCGGATAACCGGCGATATGGAGATGGGGCACCTATCGCAGATGATCCTTGAGACCCCAGCAGGGAAACTTATCATCGCACCCTACGGGGATCTTGCCCTCTGCATACTCGCAGAGCCTGACGCCAACCTGGGCTTGATCCGGCTCTCGATACGGGGCGTGCAGGGCGGGCGAATCTGA